One Opitutia bacterium DNA segment encodes these proteins:
- a CDS encoding TonB-dependent receptor, whose protein sequence is MNPNQTNKKTRAAAAWSLLLVLGGLPAFAQQVSPPPKEGTEPEKKEEVVNLGTFTVTTGYRSPKALDQIPGAIKLISSDEVSNTQLLTEDATAVLARTIPGYTPGTQQMQNTGETLRGRVALRLFDGISQTTPLREGGRNATFTDMGVVDRIEVINGPSATEGIGAVGGIINYISKSPTKEGSEATLRSKFYGQGYDDSYGWSVGLNYMNKRGPSDIFVGVETGERGMGFDANGRRLGMGASGSLNDTRSNNVFLKAGRSFGENNAQRVTLTVSRFHIEGQGHYVPLLGDRARGITDSSIRGVPPGARASFNDFDQYALAYKNDALFGGSLNVQAYKASQAMRFVPEVVSADKADPVLAPLGVGIDQSEINSQKKGMRSSWSGRDLFGITGLELTPGFDFLDEVAQQRLALTGRTWVPPMNYISKAPFAQASYTQGPITVSAGVRHEGGELKVDDYTTVFFANNTPVKGGTLKYSETLPNVGLIARLPQNWSIFGSYSKGFTLPNVGIPLRNVNTPGQSVDGIVDLQAVVADNKEGGISWRGKNFSFSGSYYRSYSELGASLSVDPVTKDFILQRRPVLLKGYELTGEYRPNKQLKFTALYSHIKGLTRTTETGPLTRVQGISNVSPDKLNLSTTWKFLPKASATLDVEHVFARDINVGAAGEEHTTSLTLAHLTATYSTPWGDFSIGIENLMNKYYILPWAQIDQFQNYFAGRGRVISLSHTIKF, encoded by the coding sequence ATGAACCCAAATCAGACCAACAAAAAGACTCGCGCGGCGGCTGCCTGGTCGCTGCTTCTCGTGCTCGGCGGGTTGCCCGCATTCGCGCAGCAGGTTTCTCCGCCGCCGAAGGAGGGCACCGAACCGGAAAAGAAGGAAGAGGTGGTGAACCTCGGGACGTTCACGGTTACGACCGGCTATCGCTCGCCCAAGGCGCTCGACCAGATTCCGGGCGCGATCAAATTGATTTCTTCGGACGAGGTTTCGAACACCCAGTTGCTGACCGAAGATGCCACGGCGGTGTTGGCCCGCACGATTCCGGGTTACACTCCGGGAACGCAGCAGATGCAGAACACCGGTGAGACGCTGCGCGGTCGCGTCGCGCTTCGCCTGTTCGACGGCATTTCCCAGACGACGCCCCTGCGCGAGGGCGGCCGCAACGCGACGTTCACCGACATGGGTGTCGTTGACCGCATCGAGGTGATCAACGGCCCTTCGGCCACGGAAGGCATCGGCGCGGTGGGCGGCATCATCAACTACATCTCCAAGAGCCCGACCAAGGAGGGCAGTGAAGCGACCCTGCGGAGCAAGTTCTACGGCCAGGGCTACGACGACAGCTACGGCTGGAGCGTGGGCCTCAACTACATGAACAAGCGCGGTCCGAGCGACATCTTCGTGGGCGTCGAAACCGGCGAGCGCGGCATGGGCTTCGATGCCAACGGCCGCCGCCTCGGCATGGGCGCGAGCGGTTCGCTCAATGACACGCGCTCGAACAACGTCTTTCTCAAGGCGGGGCGCAGCTTCGGCGAAAACAACGCCCAGCGAGTCACTCTCACGGTCAGCCGCTTCCACATCGAGGGCCAGGGCCACTACGTGCCGCTGCTGGGCGATCGCGCGCGGGGCATCACGGACTCGTCCATTCGCGGCGTGCCGCCGGGCGCGCGCGCCTCGTTCAATGATTTCGATCAATATGCGCTGGCCTACAAGAACGACGCGTTGTTCGGCGGCTCGCTCAACGTCCAAGCCTACAAGGCCAGCCAGGCCATGCGGTTCGTGCCGGAGGTGGTCTCGGCCGACAAGGCCGATCCCGTCCTGGCGCCCCTGGGCGTCGGCATCGATCAATCGGAAATCAACTCCCAGAAGAAGGGCATGCGCAGCTCCTGGTCCGGCCGCGATCTCTTTGGCATCACCGGCTTGGAGCTGACTCCGGGTTTCGACTTCCTCGATGAGGTCGCCCAGCAGCGCCTGGCGCTCACGGGACGCACCTGGGTTCCGCCGATGAACTACATCAGCAAGGCTCCGTTCGCCCAAGCCTCCTACACGCAAGGCCCGATCACGGTCAGCGCCGGCGTGCGCCACGAAGGCGGCGAGTTGAAGGTCGACGACTACACCACGGTCTTTTTCGCCAACAACACTCCCGTCAAAGGCGGCACGCTGAAATACAGCGAGACGCTCCCGAACGTCGGCCTGATTGCCCGCCTGCCGCAGAACTGGTCGATCTTCGGTTCCTATAGCAAGGGCTTCACGCTCCCCAACGTCGGCATTCCGCTGCGCAACGTGAACACGCCGGGCCAATCCGTCGACGGCATCGTCGATCTGCAGGCCGTCGTCGCCGACAACAAGGAAGGCGGCATCAGCTGGCGCGGCAAAAACTTCAGCTTCAGCGGCTCCTACTACCGCTCCTACTCCGAACTGGGCGCCAGCCTCTCGGTCGACCCGGTCACGAAGGACTTCATCCTCCAGCGCCGTCCCGTGCTGTTGAAGGGCTACGAACTCACCGGCGAATACCGGCCGAACAAGCAGCTCAAGTTCACCGCGCTCTATTCGCACATCAAGGGCCTGACCCGCACCACCGAGACCGGCCCACTCACCCGCGTGCAAGGCATCTCCAACGTGAGCCCCGACAAGCTCAACTTGTCCACGACTTGGAAATTCCTGCCCAAGGCCAGCGCGACGCTCGACGTCGAGCACGTGTTCGCCCGCGACATCAACGTCGGCGCCGCCGGCGAAGAGCACACGACATCGCTCACGCTCGCGCATCTGACCGCCACCTACTCGACGCCGTGGGGCGACTTCTCGATCGGCATCGAGAACCTCATGAACAAATACTATATCCTGCCCTGGGCCCAGATCGACCAGTTCCAGAATTACTTCGCGGGCCGCGGCCGGGTCATCTCGCTCTCGCACACGATCAAATTCTGA
- a CDS encoding glycoside hydrolase family 127 protein produces MSPVNPPDRPSASTSARVTLDGILGAALQLSRKNHLATFIENEASPAIALFRAEHVCGNQEGDWYGEHAGKWLIAAARAAAHEPDSPLAASVRRVADFLVQRQDADGYLGTYAANRRFMCRQGPAPLTWDGAPAQRTWDIWVHSYLILGLIEAARSLGEPRYLQAARRIGDLCWRTFHDEKIPVTSLGNHHGLSATVLIDPAMELYLATQEPRYLALARLILAEIEATPALNLIEQIMAGTDAANLATGKAYQLCWNLVGLAKLSRATNDERLSRAVRAAWQNIRDHHLTLGGGPWGGVAHRSREVFNPRPVFSPQGFVETCSTLAWIQLNRELLLQTGEAAFAEEIEKSAYNDLLGAQAPKGDNWCYYSFPNGRRVFTTYWRCCKSSGPMALEELPLAAYSVSGDGSIAVNLYGASAATLPHPTAGSVQVRQETQYPFTCSVRLHVSPERPAKFALRLRTPSWAENFRAAAGGTMHQAEPHAANYLVLDRDWAPGDVVTIEMEMRPHLHRRTNLNIQESRAPDGSPVAQEVLHFDYAAITRGPLVYASALIDGFKTEETLRLPDPLRIETLPPPAGSSAPALRLALGYREPLTLQPYFEAGGRNDRTWRLTWFSLAPE; encoded by the coding sequence ATGAGCCCAGTGAATCCCCCGGATCGGCCCTCCGCCTCGACCTCCGCTCGCGTTACTCTCGACGGGATTCTCGGCGCCGCGCTCCAGCTGAGTCGAAAAAACCATCTCGCGACTTTCATCGAGAACGAGGCCAGCCCCGCCATCGCGCTCTTTCGCGCCGAGCACGTGTGCGGCAACCAGGAGGGCGATTGGTATGGGGAGCACGCGGGCAAATGGCTGATCGCCGCAGCGCGCGCCGCAGCGCACGAACCCGACTCTCCTCTCGCCGCGAGCGTGCGCCGCGTGGCGGATTTTCTCGTGCAGCGGCAGGACGCCGATGGCTACTTGGGCACCTACGCGGCCAACCGCCGGTTCATGTGCCGCCAGGGTCCGGCGCCTCTCACTTGGGATGGAGCGCCCGCCCAACGCACGTGGGACATTTGGGTGCACAGCTATTTGATTCTTGGGCTGATCGAGGCCGCGAGGTCCCTCGGCGAGCCGCGCTACCTGCAGGCGGCCCGACGCATCGGCGACTTGTGTTGGCGCACTTTTCACGACGAGAAAATTCCCGTCACCTCGCTGGGCAATCACCACGGTCTCTCCGCCACCGTCCTGATCGACCCCGCGATGGAGCTCTACCTCGCCACGCAGGAGCCACGTTATCTCGCTCTCGCACGTCTGATTCTCGCGGAGATTGAGGCCACGCCGGCGCTCAATCTAATCGAGCAAATCATGGCGGGCACCGACGCCGCGAACCTCGCCACCGGCAAGGCCTATCAACTCTGCTGGAACCTCGTCGGGCTCGCCAAACTCAGTCGGGCCACCAACGACGAGCGTCTCTCGCGCGCCGTCCGCGCAGCCTGGCAGAACATCCGCGACCACCATCTCACCCTCGGCGGCGGCCCGTGGGGCGGCGTGGCGCATCGCTCGCGCGAAGTTTTCAATCCGCGCCCCGTGTTCAGTCCGCAGGGATTTGTCGAGACGTGCTCGACGCTGGCGTGGATCCAATTGAATCGCGAACTGCTCCTCCAAACCGGCGAAGCCGCGTTCGCGGAGGAGATCGAAAAATCCGCCTACAACGACCTGCTCGGCGCCCAAGCCCCGAAGGGCGACAATTGGTGCTACTATTCTTTTCCGAACGGCCGCCGGGTCTTCACCACCTACTGGCGCTGCTGCAAATCGAGCGGCCCGATGGCCCTCGAGGAGCTGCCGCTTGCGGCGTATTCGGTCTCAGGCGACGGCAGCATCGCGGTGAATCTCTACGGCGCGTCAGCCGCGACCCTCCCCCACCCGACCGCCGGCAGCGTTCAGGTGCGGCAGGAGACACAGTATCCGTTTACCTGCTCCGTTCGTCTTCACGTCTCACCCGAGCGACCGGCAAAATTCGCGCTTCGTCTGCGCACACCGAGCTGGGCGGAAAATTTCCGCGCCGCGGCCGGAGGCACCATGCACCAAGCCGAGCCGCACGCGGCCAATTACCTCGTGCTCGATCGCGACTGGGCGCCGGGCGACGTCGTCACGATCGAGATGGAAATGCGGCCGCACCTGCATCGACGGACCAATCTCAATATTCAGGAATCGCGCGCGCCCGACGGCTCGCCGGTTGCCCAGGAAGTGCTGCACTTCGACTACGCCGCCATCACGCGCGGGCCGCTCGTCTACGCCTCCGCGTTGATCGACGGCTTCAAGACGGAGGAAACCCTGCGCCTGCCGGATCCGCTGCGCATCGAAACGCTGCCCCCTCCCGCAGGGTCGAGCGCGCCCGCGTTGCGTCTCGCTCTCGGCTACCGCGAGCCGCTCACGCTGCAGCCCTATTTCGAAGCGGGCGGACGAAACGATCGCACGTGGCGCCTGACGTGGTTCTCCCTCGCGCCCGAGTGA